ACAATAATAGCTACTCACGATTTAAATATAATATCTGAATTGGCAGAAAAAGTTTATATTCTTGGAGAAGATAAAAGAATAAAAAGATATGGAAAAGTAGAGGAAATATTGTGGGACAAGAAATTTTTAGAGGAAGTTAATTTGATATAAAAAGTACAACTAATCCAATTCACACTCACAATATTCTTTAGATGCTTTTTCAAAAGATTCTTTACCTTCCTTAAAAGAAAAATAAGAAATTCCTAATGCTCCTATAGAATCTATATAACTTATTTTTAAAGATTCATAAAGTAAACTGGAAAGAAGGAGTATAAAAGACAAATATAAACAGGTTTTTGTGCAATAGGCATCAGCAATTATAGCGTCAGAGTTAAGTTTCTTGCCCACATATAACTTTAATTTTATAAGTATATACATGACTATTATAGAAATTATCGATATAATAATCCCCCAAAAAGTAGTTTCAGGTTTATTTCCAATCACTAAATTTACAAAAACTGATAAAGTTAATCCTATAGAGAGGATATAAAAAGATGTTCCTGTAGTTTTTAAAGCAACTTTCTCAAAATTAAAATTTCTCTCTTTATTTCTTAAAGTTCTAATTATCATGTAAAAAATTCCAAGGCCAGACAAGACTTCAATGAAAGAATCAATTCCGAAGCCAAAAAGAGCTAGCGTCTCATCTTTGGCTCCAAAATATACTGAGAAAAGACCTTCTAGGATATTATAAAAAATAGTAAATAAAGATAGAACTAAAGCAAATTTCCATAATTCTTTATCTTTCATATTTTATTCCCTCATTTAATCAATACTATTTTCTAATAATTTCTAATTAGGGTTTGCAATTACTACAAGAAGTAAAGCTCTTTTCTATCGCTTCTTCCCGAGAAGGTAATAATATTTGATTCACAGGAGAAGGAAGGGTCCAGCACCATGGATAATGAAAAATTTTGGTTATTTTATTTCCTATATAGAATCTAGGAGGGTAATACCATAGAGTATAAGTTTTTTGGCTTGCTTCGTAGTATAAGATATTTGCGTTATTAAAATTATTGTTTTGCATAGCATTTCTAAAATTACTTAAACTTATGGCAAGGGTATAACTTTTTCCATTATAGGAACATTTAGGAATTTCAGAAAAATAGTTAGAATCATTTAAAATATTTGTGAATTCTTGAGGGGTTGGATATCTTCCATTTTTAAGCGCAAAATATTCTATTCTCTTTGTAAAGATATCTATATTACTATGTTGAGAATTTTTTTTGGCTTCTTCTAGGGATCTCCAGTAAATTGGAATAGTAATTGTTATAATTATTCCTGTTATTAATATAAAAATTAATAATTCTGTTAATGTAAAACCTTTTTTATTTTTCATTTTTTTAAATACTACTTAATGGGATTAAAGTTAATAGTTGATCCTACAATAATTTTACTATCATCAAGGGTTATTATGGGTATACTTTCAATTTTGATTTTTTTCTTGCTTCCATCGGGCATGCTTACTTCAGATATAGATTCAAAGGGTTTTGGACCTGGAAAAGTGAAGGAGATTTGATAAAATTTGGAAATATCAACTTCTCCTACTGTAATTTTATTTCCTAATATATTAAAGCTTATTTCAAAAGCTACCTTTTCTACCTTTACATATATTTTATTGTCCTCAGGACTGTATTTTATTGAAACATCTCCATAAGCAGGAGTTGAATAACTAATAGGAGGAAGTTTTAATGAGATTAAGATATCAGCTTGAAATCTTGCCCTATCTTTACTAATGATAATTTTAGGATTCTTAACTATCCAATTGTAGTCTCCTTTTATTCCTGATATATTAAAAGATCCACTGTTTTTAATTTCTCCTATTGCTAATAAAAATTTATTTAAAGTTTCTTGACTTATCACAATACTTGCATCAGGTTCTCGATAAGTACTAAGGCTTATTGTATTTAAAAAAAAGAAAAAGATTACAAAAAAGAATATTTTCTTATAATCTTTCATTATTTCACCTCATTTAATTTTTTAAAAAATTATAACATATCTTGAAAATTAACAAAAATATTTTAAAGTTATTATCACAGCTTTCATTATGCAAAAAGATATTGTTTCAAACTATCAAGTTTTGAAGAAGACGCTGATCTTATTTGAGCTACGAAGCTTTTAAAGTTTTTTATACTGTTATAGGCTTCTTGTACTGTTAATATTGATTGTGAAACTGCCTTATTTGGGGTAAGTTTTCTCATGGAAGAACCTCCTTATAGTTAATTATAAGGAGGTTTAAAAATGTGATTTACATCACACTTTTTAAAAATTCGTATTATTCTTTTACTGCAAAACTAACATTCTCAAAAAGAATCGAGGGAAAGGTTCCCATATAGGCTGGATAAACTTGATTTTCTATTCCTATAACATTTTTCATTACCTCATAGATATTTCCAGCTACCATAGCATCCTTTACATGACCTACAATTTCTCCATTTTCTACATATAAACCAGGAGAAAGCCCCACAGAAAAATCTCCATTGGGAATATTCCCGCTATGGGCTCCCAAGACATCTGCAACAATTATTCCTCTATCCATAAGTTTTATCAAATCTTCCAAGGATTTATCGCCAGGCTTTACAAAAAGATGTTCTAAAGAAGGAGAGGGTGTTGCTCTTACTATATCTCTTTCCCAGGTTTTATATCCATGACCTGTAGAATTTACATTCATTTTTCCTGCATAATAAAGATCATAGTAAAAGTTTTTTAAAACTCCATTTTCTACAAGGGGAAAATATCTACAAGGAACACCTTCATCATCAAAGCTTCTTGCATCGGGGAAATTGTCATTTAAAGGATCATCATATATAGTAATTGAGGAATCGAAAATCTTTTCTCCTATTTTATTTATTAGAGGGGATGTTTTTTGATATATATATTTTCCATTGGTCGCATATATAAATCTCCAGATTAAAACATAAAGAGAATTTGAAAGGAAAAGGGTTTTAATCTTTCCACCTTTTGTTTTTACTTCCTTTTTAGAGCTATTAAATAGATTTATAATATAATTAAAATCTTCCTTAGAAAATTCTCTAAACTTCTTATCTACTATGACTTTATAAACTGCTGAATAAGATCCAGGATACATTGCACTTGCAAAACATTGATATTTAGAGATTTTTGTGGAAAGATTTGTCCCAGTACTATTCATCAATCTTATATTAACGATATTCTTAACTGCACTAACATTTACTTGGGTTTTTGTAGCTTCTGATAAAATCTCAGAAATTCTTTTGCACTCTTCAACTAACTTGGAATTATTTAAATTTTCTATTTCAGGATCATAAGTATTAAGATTTATAATATCTTTGGAATATGGAAAACTGAATTTTGCCTCTACTTCTCCCTTTAATGAATCTAAGGCATTTTTAACTAGATCTTCAGGATCTATAAGATTTTTTGTATATGCAAAACCTAACTTTCCTTCTTTTATTATTCTTAAACTAATTCCTGATTGGATTGTACTATCAATTTCCTTCAATATTCCATTCTCGAAGGAAACTCCGTCCGCAGTATAATCTACTTCATAAATTTCCACTTCATCACAGTATTTTCTTGCGATTTCCATTAATTTTTCTATCATTACACACCTCCTACAACCACATTCTTAATAAGAATATGGGGACCACCATAGGAGGAACGAATATTAAGCTGTCCCTTTCCACATCCTCCTACCTCTCCTAAAACAAAATCATTTCCAATGCCATAGATATCTTTTAAAGTTTGATAAAGATTTCCAGAGATATTTATATCCCTTAGAAGTTTTCCAATTTTCCCATTTTTAACCTCATAGGCATACTGGGCTCCAAAGGTAAAATTCTCTCCTGCTGTTTGTCCACCTTTTGAATCCAAAATGTAAAGACCATCTCCTAATTTTTCTAAAAGTTCTTCAAAGGTTGAGTTTCCAGGTTCTATAAATATATTCCCCATTCTAATAATGGGAGGATATCTGTAATCTTCTGCTACACAATGACCTGTAAGGGATTCTCCAAACTCCTCTGCCGTTCTTCTTGAATGGAGTCTTCCTACGAGAACACCATTTTTAAGAAGATAGGTTCTTCTTGCTCTTACCCCTTCATCATCATATTTATAAAATCCTAATTGATTAGGCATTGTGGGGTCATCTATTATTGTCAAAATTTCATTACCAAGCTGGGCTCCTATCTTCATCCTTTCCCTCATAGAGGGAACATCCTCAATCAAATCTGCCTCAGAGAAATGTCCAAAGGCTTCATGGGTAAAGACCCCAGTAAGATTAGGGTTAAGTATCACATTATAAACTCCGCCTTTTACTGGTTCTGCCTTTAAAAGATCCAATACAAGTTTTGTCTTTTTTTCAAATTCTTCTTCCCTATTTCTTAATTTATAAAAGCCATCACTTCCCCCAATTCCAACTCTTACATTTTGAACCACATTCCCTTCATAACTTATGATGCTTCCATATATATTTGTAGTAATTAAATCTTCTCTTATCTCTGTTCCTTCAGAGTTAATAAAGTATTTTTCCCTAATAACTTCTGTATATTGGATATTAGTAGTTACATTTTCATGTTTTAGAGGAATATTGTTATAATTCTTAACAATTTCTAGTTTCTCTTCTATAGAAATATTCCTTGGGTCTTCTCTCAAAGGTGGAATAAAAGTATCTTTTATAACTTCTGCTTTTGCAAATCTTACTGGTTTTTTAGTGCTTTTTGCCATGAGATTAACATTTTCTAATACTGTTTTAATAGCTTTTTCTGCATCTTCCTTTTTTGTAAAGGAAATAGAGGAAAAACCACCATTTTTTAAAACTCTTAATACAAAGCCATCTCCTGTGTTTGTACCGATCTGGTAAATCTCTCTTCCGTTTAATATAATCTTTGTTTCTCTCATGATTTCATATCTTAAGTCTACATAATCTGCATCTATTTTGGAAATTATATTTTTAAGAATATCAAACATATTTAAACCTCCGTATTTATATTTCCTTATGTTTTAACTTTACATAAAAATTTTTATTATTTCAATATAAAAATCTATGCTAAAATATTTTAAATGATATTATGAGGAGGATGCCATGCAGGGAATAAAAGAGGAAATTTTAGGAAAAACTTCTCCTCTTTTTGTGCTTAAGGATCAATTGGGAGAGGATTTTGATCTTTCAAAATATAAAGGGAAAAAGGTTCTTTTATCCTTTCATCCTTTAGCTTGGACCTCTATCTGTGGAAAACAGATGCTCTCTTTGGAAGAGAACTATCAAAGATTCTTGGATTTGAATACGATACCTGTGGGATTAAGTGTAGATCCTGTACCCTCTAAAAAAGCATGGGCAGAAAGTTTAGGACTTAAAAATTTAAAGATTCTTTCAGATTTCTGGCCCCATGGAGAAGTAGCTAAAAAGTATGATATTTTTAGGGAAAAGGAAGGATTTTCTGAAAGAGCTAATATAATTATAGATGAGGAAGGAAAGATAATATTCTTTAAGGTTTATCCTATAAGAGAACTTCCTGATATAGAAGAGATAATAAAATTCTTAGAGGAAAGGAAGTCTAACGTGTAAAAAATTCTATTCCTTCCTCTTTATTCTCAATAAAGTATTCTTCAAGCCATTTTTTTATCTCATCTCTAACTTTTCTAAATATTTCCAATTTTTCCTCATAGGACCCTTCAAAGCTTGAAGGATCCATAAATCCTTTATGTATATATTTTTTCCCTCCTGGAAAGAATGGACATTTTTCCTTTGCACTATCACAAACAGTAACTACATAATCAAAGCTTTCTCCCCTGAATTCTTCTATGCTTTTACTTCTATGATGGGAGATATCTATTCCTATTTCCTTCATTACCTCAATTGCTAAGGGATTCACCCCTTTTGGATCTGTTCCTGCAGAAAAAGCTAAAAATTTATCTTTATACAAAGCATTCATTAGGCCTTCTGCCATTTGAGATCTTGCAGAATTATGGGTGCATATAAAAAGAACCTTTTTCATATCTATTCAACTCCTTCTTTTAAGATTTCAAGAAACTTTTGAGATATTTCAGGATCAAACTGTTTTCCCATATTGTTTTTAATTTCTCTTATTATCTCCTTTTTAGATAAAGCTTTTCTATATGGTCTATCTGATTTCATTGCGGAGTATGCATCCGCTATAGCAAGAATTCTTGCTAAAATTGGTATTTCTTCTCCCTTTAAACTTTGAGGATATCCTTTTCCATCATATCTTTCATGATGATACAAGATTGCCTGTAATAATTTTTCCATTTTTGGTAACTGATTTAAAATTAGATAGCCTAATTTGGGATGTTCCTTTATAATTTGCCATTCCTCCTCATCTAAGGAGCCTGGTTTTCTAAGTATATTGGAAGGAATTCCTATCTTTCCTATATCATGAAGTTTTCCTGCAAGATCTAAAACTTCTAAATCTTCTTTGGAAAGTCCCAATTTCTTGCCAATCTTTACTGCATACTTTGCCACATCTTGAGAGTGTACAAAGGTATAATTATCCTTGTTGTCGATAGCTGTAATTAATCCTAAAAATACATCAAAATTGGGAACTTGAACTGCTTTTTCTGGAATTTTTGCTTGAGAAGATATAGTGATATATTGCTCTCCACCTAAAGTTTTTGCTTTATACATAGCAGTATCCGCTAAGGTTAATAATTTACGAGGATCATCGGTATCAGTAGGGTAAGAGGCAATACCTAAACTTATTTTTATAGGTATCTTCTCGTTATTAGGAGTTATTACAGATTTTTCTTTTAATTTTTTTAAAATTCTTTCAGCAACTTTTACTGCTCCTTCCAAAGGAGTTTCGGGGAGTATAATAGCAAACTCATCTCCCCCATATCTTCCAACAATATCAATTCTTCTACAGGATTTTTTAATTAAACTGGCAAGCTCTTTTAGTACTTCATCGCCAAAAGTATGTCCATAGGTGTCATTAAACAATTTAAAATCATCAACATCAATAATAATAACAGAAAGAGGATGAGGATATCTTTGAATTCTTAAAATCTCTTTTTCAAAATTTTCTTCTAAAGCTCTTCTATTGAAGATTCCCGTTAGTGGATCAATAGTAGCAAGTTTTTTAGTTTCTTGAAAGAGACGAGCGTTCTCAATAGCAATAGAAAGGAAATGGGATATAGTGGTCAATAGACTTATACTTTTATCTGAATATATTTCTCTTTGAGTATTATGTTTTAGAACTAAAGCTCCAATAGATTTTTTTCCTGAGATTATTGGGATGCACAAAAAAGATTTTGTTTTTCCTCTTAGATTTTTCTTAAAAATGTAGGTTCTATTTTTTAAGGCATCCAAAATTATCGATTTATCTTTCTTTGTTAATTTTTCCTTTTCATCTCGAATATTTTTAGAAACAATCTCAAGTTTTTCGCCACAGGAACCATTACACAAAATTAAGTAAAAAGCGGAAAAATCAAAAAGCTTAGGAATCTCTTTAGAAATAAGATTAAAAATTACTTCCAATTCTATAGAAGAAGTAATTGTACTGCCTATCTCATTTAATATAGAAAGTTCATTGATATACTCTTCAAGTTCTTTCTCATATTTTTCCCTTTCTTCAAAAAGTAATGCTCCTTGAATTCCTGCACTTATTTGAGTTCTCAAAATTTCATATACTATCCCTAGTTGGGGACCCAATTCAAAAAGGGCGTAGCCAAAATAATTTTCCTGATAATAAAGAGGTTCTATCATAAAAGTAACTCTTTTTTTGGGAAGTATTTCCCTAGGAATAATATCTTCTGAAGGATCGTATGTTATACTTTTTTCTTCGCCGTTGTATTTACAAACTAATTCTGCTGTATGGGGTTTTCTATTGTCATATAAAATTATATAAAAACTTTTTATCCCTAAGTTTGGGATATTTTCCCTTATTTGTCTTAATATGTTATCTATTTTAAAACTTGAAATTAAATTTATTCCCGTGTTGGCTAAAAGGACTGATTGCTCCTCCAATTTTTTTCTTCTATAACCTTGAATTCTTTCTCCATAATCGCTTAATATAACCCTTGCCTGATGATATAAATTCTCTAAGAAGAATTGATCTTTATCTAAATAAGTAAACAAAAATCTTCTTAGAAGAGATATATATTCCTGAAAAATATTTATAAAAGGAATAGACTTTTCTTTTAGTTTTAAAATTTTCTCTAAAGTGTTGAGGAAATATGTAGGATCTTTTTTATCCAAAGCATAAATAAAACTTCTATATATCTCAACTAGAAAACCCTCATCAACTTTTCCTATGTTATTTTCAACATATTTGATAAACTCTCTTTCTAAACTTAAAAAATCAGAGGAATGTAATAATATTTCTTTTTTATTCTCTATTTTTGCTCTCTCAATAGCAGGAAAGCTACATCCGCAAGAATTTCTAATAATTAAATTAGTAGGAAGAAATACAACTTCAGAAAAACTTTTTTTCGAAAGCATATTAAGTATAATTTCTATTGCCTTCCATCCCATATCCTTTAAAGGCTGTTCAACAGTGGTAAGAGGAGGGGTTATGAAACTTGCTTCTTCTATATTATCAAATCCAGTTACCTTGATATCTTCAGGTAAGATATATCCCCTTTCTTTAAGTTCTTCTATAGCTCCCAATGCCATCTCATCATTTGATGATACAATAACATCGAAATTTATCTTTCTTTCATCTAAAAAGGATTTAACTGCTTGTCTTCCAGAATTATAAATAAAATCTCCATAAAAAATATTTTGAGAAGGAATCTCAATATTATAACTTCTTAGGGTATCTAGAAATATTTTATATCTTATTTGGGCTTCCATATTGTTAAGGGGACCAGTGATAAATGCAAATCTTTTATAACCATGATCTTCAATTAAATGTGATAAAAGATTTCTAAATCCTGATTCATTGTCTATAATTATGCTGGTAATACCTTCTATAGGAAGCCCAATACTTACCGTGGGAATTTGAGAGGAATATTTTTGGCAGAATTTTGTTATCTCTTCCAATGTAGTGTCGGAACTTAAAGCAGAAGAAAATATTATTACTCCATCTACATTTTTTGGGGAAACTAAGTTATATATTAAATTTCCCTGTTTTTCGTAGTCTCGAGGAGAATTTAGAGTTTTTCCTGTAAAGCAGTAAATATCAACATTATAATACTCTCCTGCAGAAAATATCCCTGAAAGAATATTCCATTGATAATCATATAAATTATCTACAATTACTCCTATTCTTTTTCTTTCTTCCATGCTTAATGTTATAACTTAAGTTTCAGAGTCTATTATATCATAAGTCCCCTTCCCCCCAAATCTTTAGTTTTAATTTAAAACAATCCATATGATTTTCAAGAGAAGTCCTTCATAGGATACTTATAAGATCTTGTTTTTAAATATCTGATATTTTATTAGTTTCCCTTTTAAGAGAAAATACGAGTTAAACAATAAAAATAGTATGTAAATTATTTCACATTAATTATTTTTTCTTCGGGAGATATTTTAAATACAGAAAAAGGAGTTCCACCAGCGCACCATATTTCATTATAATCAAATAAATCTTCATCATGACCAAAAGGAGGGACTCCCCCAATTATATATCCCGTTTTTTCCTTTACAAATTCAGCATCACCCTTTTTTATGGGTTCGCCTACTATTTTAGATATTTCTGCTTCATTTATTCTATTTTTTCCACTGGCAATTACAAGATAAGGTTTCTCTGAATTTTCTCCTTTAAAAATAATTGATTTTCCTATTTGAGTCACATCACAACCTATAGCGTCTGCCGCCTCTTTTGAGGTCCTGGTAGATTTTGAAAATTTTTTAAATTCATAATTATTTTTTGATAAGTATTCCAAATTCTCTTTGACGAGATTATAAAACTCCATTTTGGTAGTAAATGAGGATAATACTTTCTCATAGCTTTTTCTGCCTCTGTAAAATTTCCTCCGATAGTATTAAAACTTTCTGTATATATTTCAGTCTATATCTCTTAAAACTAAGTCAGATTTAGTAAGGATACTCTGATAATATTTCTAATTTTTTTTAGCTGATACCTTTCTTCTAAAGGTTGATAAGGATCAGTTACAGTTCCAATATAGATATTTTCTGATATCTACAAATCCTTTCTATTTCTGCATAAATCTTGCATAGCAGTAAAGACATGAACGAGCACATCCCACATAGGGATTTATAACCCAGCCACCTTGAGGAAACCCACATTTTGCTATTGCATTTTTACAATTTATCTAGACTTTCCACAGCTTTTCTCAAAGAATCTTCATAATTTGGAAGATCGTCCATATTATATAATTCTAAAATATAATTTCTTAATACCGAATATAATGGTCTCTTTGCAGGTGCTTTATAATCTTCAGGAGTTATGGGAATAATTTTTTCCTTTGAGAGACCTAAAAATTCTGCTACTTTGCAAGCAAAACTATATCTTGTTATAGTTCCCTTGTTCACAATATGATAGGTACCATAAAGTTTTTTCTCTGAAAGCTCTCTTATTTTCCTAACAAGGTCATAGGCATAGGTACAGGATGCAAAATGATAGTTTGTAAATCTTAGTTCTTTTTTTTCTTTTAAATTTTGATAAATCTGAGTTAAAGCATTATTTCCATATTCTCCAAATACATATATGGAGAATCTTTATCTCCTGAGAATACGTAATCAGTACTAATATATATTAAAGGAATATCCAAAACAGAACAAGAAATAGCTATATGTTTAGTACCTAAGGCATTGACTTTCCATGCTAAATCAGGATTTTCCTCGCATATATCAGGAGATCTTATGGCAGCAGGGTGAATAACTAAATCAGGTTTTAAATTGATAATCTTTTCAAAGGAATGATCTCTTGATCTTTAAAGATCTCTCTTAAATAAGAACCTAAAAATCCTTGTGCTCCAGTGATAAGAATTTTCATAGATTTATACTCTATTCCAGCCTAATTTTTCAAGATTTTTAATTTTTCCCTCTTCATCTCCTAAGATAATTACAAAGTGATTTCCAATAGGGTTATTTAAAAAGGATTCATCTTCAATTTTGACTGTAATCTGTGTCCTGCACATATTTTCTATAAATGGTTTCTC
This genomic interval from Dictyoglomus sp. contains the following:
- a CDS encoding cation transporter; its protein translation is MKDKELWKFALVLSLFTIFYNILEGLFSVYFGAKDETLALFGFGIDSFIEVLSGLGIFYMIIRTLRNKERNFNFEKVALKTTGTSFYILSIGLTLSVFVNLVIGNKPETTFWGIIISIISIIVMYILIKLKLYVGKKLNSDAIIADAYCTKTCLYLSFILLLSSLLYESLKISYIDSIGALGISYFSFKEGKESFEKASKEYCECELD
- a CDS encoding prepilin-type N-terminal cleavage/methylation domain-containing protein gives rise to the protein MKNKKGFTLTELLIFILITGIIITITIPIYWRSLEEAKKNSQHSNIDIFTKRIEYFALKNGRYPTPQEFTNILNDSNYFSEIPKCSYNGKSYTLAISLSNFRNAMQNNNFNNANILYYEASQKTYTLWYYPPRFYIGNKITKIFHYPWCWTLPSPVNQILLPSREEAIEKSFTSCSNCKP
- a CDS encoding TldD/PmbA family protein — encoded protein: MIEKLMEIARKYCDEVEIYEVDYTADGVSFENGILKEIDSTIQSGISLRIIKEGKLGFAYTKNLIDPEDLVKNALDSLKGEVEAKFSFPYSKDIINLNTYDPEIENLNNSKLVEECKRISEILSEATKTQVNVSAVKNIVNIRLMNSTGTNLSTKISKYQCFASAMYPGSYSAVYKVIVDKKFREFSKEDFNYIINLFNSSKKEVKTKGGKIKTLFLSNSLYVLIWRFIYATNGKYIYQKTSPLINKIGEKIFDSSITIYDDPLNDNFPDARSFDDEGVPCRYFPLVENGVLKNFYYDLYYAGKMNVNSTGHGYKTWERDIVRATPSPSLEHLFVKPGDKSLEDLIKLMDRGIIVADVLGAHSGNIPNGDFSVGLSPGLYVENGEIVGHVKDAMVAGNIYEVMKNVIGIENQVYPAYMGTFPSILFENVSFAVKE
- a CDS encoding TldD/PmbA family protein produces the protein MFDILKNIISKIDADYVDLRYEIMRETKIILNGREIYQIGTNTGDGFVLRVLKNGGFSSISFTKKEDAEKAIKTVLENVNLMAKSTKKPVRFAKAEVIKDTFIPPLREDPRNISIEEKLEIVKNYNNIPLKHENVTTNIQYTEVIREKYFINSEGTEIREDLITTNIYGSIISYEGNVVQNVRVGIGGSDGFYKLRNREEEFEKKTKLVLDLLKAEPVKGGVYNVILNPNLTGVFTHEAFGHFSEADLIEDVPSMRERMKIGAQLGNEILTIIDDPTMPNQLGFYKYDDEGVRARRTYLLKNGVLVGRLHSRRTAEEFGESLTGHCVAEDYRYPPIIRMGNIFIEPGNSTFEELLEKLGDGLYILDSKGGQTAGENFTFGAQYAYEVKNGKIGKLLRDINISGNLYQTLKDIYGIGNDFVLGEVGGCGKGQLNIRSSYGGPHILIKNVVVGGV
- a CDS encoding peroxiredoxin, whose translation is MQGIKEEILGKTSPLFVLKDQLGEDFDLSKYKGKKVLLSFHPLAWTSICGKQMLSLEENYQRFLDLNTIPVGLSVDPVPSKKAWAESLGLKNLKILSDFWPHGEVAKKYDIFREKEGFSERANIIIDEEGKIIFFKVYPIRELPDIEEIIKFLEERKSNV
- a CDS encoding arsenate reductase ArsC; amino-acid sequence: MKKVLFICTHNSARSQMAEGLMNALYKDKFLAFSAGTDPKGVNPLAIEVMKEIGIDISHHRSKSIEEFRGESFDYVVTVCDSAKEKCPFFPGGKKYIHKGFMDPSSFEGSYEEKLEIFRKVRDEIKKWLEEYFIENKEEGIEFFTR
- a CDS encoding diguanylate cyclase, with the protein product MEERKRIGVIVDNLYDYQWNILSGIFSAGEYYNVDIYCFTGKTLNSPRDYEKQGNLIYNLVSPKNVDGVIIFSSALSSDTTLEEITKFCQKYSSQIPTVSIGLPIEGITSIIIDNESGFRNLLSHLIEDHGYKRFAFITGPLNNMEAQIRYKIFLDTLRSYNIEIPSQNIFYGDFIYNSGRQAVKSFLDERKINFDVIVSSNDEMALGAIEELKERGYILPEDIKVTGFDNIEEASFITPPLTTVEQPLKDMGWKAIEIILNMLSKKSFSEVVFLPTNLIIRNSCGCSFPAIERAKIENKKEILLHSSDFLSLEREFIKYVENNIGKVDEGFLVEIYRSFIYALDKKDPTYFLNTLEKILKLKEKSIPFINIFQEYISLLRRFLFTYLDKDQFFLENLYHQARVILSDYGERIQGYRRKKLEEQSVLLANTGINLISSFKIDNILRQIRENIPNLGIKSFYIILYDNRKPHTAELVCKYNGEEKSITYDPSEDIIPREILPKKRVTFMIEPLYYQENYFGYALFELGPQLGIVYEILRTQISAGIQGALLFEEREKYEKELEEYINELSILNEIGSTITSSIELEVIFNLISKEIPKLFDFSAFYLILCNGSCGEKLEIVSKNIRDEKEKLTKKDKSIILDALKNRTYIFKKNLRGKTKSFLCIPIISGKKSIGALVLKHNTQREIYSDKSISLLTTISHFLSIAIENARLFQETKKLATIDPLTGIFNRRALEENFEKEILRIQRYPHPLSVIIIDVDDFKLFNDTYGHTFGDEVLKELASLIKKSCRRIDIVGRYGGDEFAIILPETPLEGAVKVAERILKKLKEKSVITPNNEKIPIKISLGIASYPTDTDDPRKLLTLADTAMYKAKTLGGEQYITISSQAKIPEKAVQVPNFDVFLGLITAIDNKDNYTFVHSQDVAKYAVKIGKKLGLSKEDLEVLDLAGKLHDIGKIGIPSNILRKPGSLDEEEWQIIKEHPKLGYLILNQLPKMEKLLQAILYHHERYDGKGYPQSLKGEEIPILARILAIADAYSAMKSDRPYRKALSKKEIIREIKNNMGKQFDPEISQKFLEILKEGVE
- a CDS encoding YbaK/EbsC family protein produces the protein MEYLSKNNYEFKKFSKSTRTSKEAADAIGCDVTQIGKSIIFKGENSEKPYLVIASGKNRINEAEISKIVGEPIKKGDAEFVKEKTGYIIGGVPPFGHDEDLFDYNEIWCAGGTPFSVFKISPEEKIINVK